The stretch of DNA CTGTGACGTAACAGTGGCTCTCTCTGCcctggaaaagcaaaccggttgtCTTCCACTATGCTACCGGCTTGACCTGCCTTCTTTGGATTTCCATCTGGCAAATCTGGTACCCTGTGGGTTTTTTTGGTAGCACCTCCGTTGTGGTTCCAAGTGAGCCGAGACAATACCAAAAACGTGCAGTGAAAATACTGCAGATTGATAGAGAAATGCGACACGGGACGTCCTGCCAAAGGccgcattttttttttaatagtgACTATAAAATTGTAGTGGCCTACAAAGCGGCCAATGTCTAAGAGCAGCCACAAATTCTCACACTGACTTGACATTTAAACCGCAAAACCAAGCTCTGATCAATTTAGAAGACTGCAGTTGTTCCTCTGTGTTGCAGACAAAAGGGATCCAGCGTTCAGTGTTGAAAAGGACATGTTGAAGTCGCTTCAACAACCAGTACGGCAGTGTCGTGGAAAACGAAGTATGTGACTCAAAGTATCGAGTCGATGTTCTGTTGATTTATCTTACCTTGTCCGATTGTCCTTCCATAGCATTTGCAAAATCAAAGCAGTATCGATCGATATTTCGATTGATCAATCTCACCACATCAAAATAATCCTGGTCGTAGGCTATGATTTTACGGTGCAAAATACTTCAGATTGTCCTAGCAGTGTAAAATAAAGTGGGAGAATAATTTTACAGTGCAAAATAGCCTACCTAATAAGATGTCCTATTTATCTAAAACAAAGGAGTAGGATGATTTTACAGCGTGACAATCTGACGGGTAGGATGAATTGTCAGGACACCTGTATCATGAAGTGGACAAATGGCTTTGCCTTTAGAGGGTTCAAGATTGAAACTGCACTTCACACTAAACTAGAACAATGTTTGCGTTCAGGAATATTGTGCACTATAGAGCAGTTAGTtgcagatttaaaaaaaaagttgtttctCTTAGTTAAGCCATAcagcagcatgtgtgttttctgcCATCCCCAAGCTGAAGcctattttattattattattattatttacttCTAGCACTGCAGTGTGTGCTCTAACACAGTCTTCTGGGCTGATGTTCTGGCGAATTGTACGCTATATGCTGTAAACTTGAGATGCACAAATAAAGGAAACGGCATTGCACATTATAGGCTATGTACCTAGACCACTCACTGAACATCAATAGTACATCACATTAATCAAAGTCTGCAGCTAGCATAATTAAGGTAGCATCTATTCCAGTGTCTCCCCTCAGGTCCAATCAGAATCACTTGGAAGTAAAGACCGATTGTGGAGATATTAAGTCAACGATTTTTAAAACCTATTGCCGAAGTATATTTACACACTTACCTGACTGAAGGTTGGTTTATTGTGTAGTCTGGAGCAGCGGTCCCCATGGCGACAGGCTCCAATTTTGAAATAGAAAGAACAGTTGACCCTAGAATTGTGGAAGGAAACAAATGTATGGTCGCGTCAGTGAATGAAGCATGGTTAGCCGCTAGTTCGCCATTAGCCTACAAGATAGCCTAGCTAGCAATCTAGGCTAACTAGCTCACGTTGTAACTTTTCAGTTGAGGTTATAAAATCTTGATTCTCGCTGTTTAGATTTTACAATTTGTTGCTCGCCAAAATACCAGCATTTAACTTTGTATATATTAGCGAAAATAAGATTTACGTATTTACTTTCCATCATGCGTAAATTGTCTGTTCAAATGTTTTGTATCACGCGCGCCAGTCAGAGCCCATTCACTGATGTGCATATTGAGCTAGCTAGCACAGCCCTCACAGAACCGCCGTTTGGTCTGCATTGTTTTTAGGTAAACATCCATCGTGTGTAGGATTTGCTAGCTGGTATTCGGAGGAAAGTGCATTGACAGTGCTTGTTGGTTTTGTATCAATAGTAAGTTAAAGTAAAATATTTACTTACTTGTCTTTCTCTGTTCCGAAGATGGACGCCAGGTACTCAGCCATTTTCGATTCCGTTAACCTTTCTGCAAACACTTCCGGTGTTAGGCCAAAAGTGGCTCCTCGAGTTTCTCACGTAACATCAATCTCATTGGTGCTTCTTCTCATTGGTTCTTTGTTCACATCTAGTGATACTTGATGTGCAACATACATGCTTTTGGGTCAATACATGCATGGCATGGTTGGCCATGAGTAAATGCTTTTGGGTTGAACTAAACCCATTGTAGAGTCTAGTTACAAATTATTCCCAACAGTAAAATAACATTGGCTACATAACTCATAAATCTCAAAcattaacaaaataaaaaataaactcaGACTCGTTTGCATGTCAGGATCTCTCATTTTCCCTCATTGTGAGTACATGAttaataaaacacaaacaaaaagatATCCTCCAATTATCTGTTTCTAGCGCTACTAATGTATGTATTCAGCTCTATCAATCTGCAACAGACATCTAATGGGGATGGGATAATGTGTTTTGATGTGATAACAAAAGGTTGAAAGGCACTAAATacttaaagaaagaaagatgcaCATCAAGTTAGACCATGCTTTATTATAGTTGCCACAACCAACAGCAAACAGGCTACAGTACATTGTAACATATTAGGCCTGTTAGCATTTCCCTTAAGTGGACACCATTTTCCAGGAGCAATACAGGTCTGTATTATTTACGTACATTAAAGAATTACATAAAACGTAGTGAACATATCAATACATAAAGATAAGCGAAACTTATGACACTTTTTCTCCAGGATAAACCCCTTATATTTACCAGGACAATAAATTAAAGGGATTTAATCTGGAAAAGTATATCAATTAAAATATCTAGAGAAATTCCACATTATCACATGGTCAACCACAGATTTACCAGAGTAGCAAAATCTGTCTCCAAAACTAGTCCCCGCCCCTTCTCTTGTTGACCAAAAACTTGCATGAATTCGATTTGAAGGCAGGCCTTCTTGCTACCCAAAGGGACTCGTACGAAGTACAGAATCTTAGAGGTTTGAAAACAAAATCAAAGGAGGTATGTTTATTTGATATCTATAATATGTAGTAAATAAGTTCATAACAAAGAGGGTGAACGCTTTGCTTATGAGTGTCTGCTATTGTGCCTCGTCAATCTTCCCGCTATTTTGTATTGAACGACTTGCTAGCTTTCATAGCTAACAAAGTTACAACTCATATGCTAGCTAATTGACTAGCGAGCTGTCTTCATAGTTTAGCGCAAAGCCCcaactagctagttagcttgatCACAATTATTGTCAAGTAACTTAGGTAGGTAGTTACTGAACATCAAGCTTAACAGATGACTGATTAATTGGTTAAAAAGGAATCTGCTAAGAATACCCAACTAACAAGTTAGTAATCCAAACATTTCTAAATAGTAAAAATGTGCAATCTAACCATTAGGCTAACATCTTGGTTCTGCGTGGGTTGGTAAACCATGCAGCAGCAGTATGCATCGTCTCACGTCACTAGTTCACCCGCGGACTTAACAAACATTTTCTCAAAGTTCAAGTTTCACAAAAGGATCCACTATTTTGCTCATTATTTTCCACTCCTTGTTATGCTTAGTAGCTAGCACATCCCAATAATGCACTTAGTCAGTCAGGATGCTACTGCTGGCTAGCCGCTGGCTAATGAATGCTAGCCTTTCTGTGAACGCAAACACGAGCTAAAATGACTGGTTACATGTATTCTCAGTCTGGTAGATGCAAACGCCGAAGTGTTGTCTCCCTGTGTCCGGTTCTTCGAGGCTTTGGTACGTTGTGCGCTTAGTTGAAAAATAAGTAGAGATGATTCTAAGTTATAGATCGCAAATCCTGTATTTGTATTCTATTTCGAACGAGCAAATTACGCAGGTATTTCCCTTGACAGCTCTCGGAAGTCTGTAAACTTAGCCAGGATTTCCGGCTCCTTCCATTTGCCCTATGCTGTTTTGTTTCCGTTTATTCCATTTCCGTTTTAAAGTTTTCAAGATTCTAACTTTCCAAGGGAATTGTAATGGAAACGCAAACAAGTTATTGTCGAAATGAATTGTTATCGTCAAATACAGTTGTGTGCTTGATATGAGACTCGAGGTCTGTAGTGCCTCGCCCCTCTGCGTATTCTCGGACCGAATTATGTCAGATCGCGGTCATATTTCCATAAACAAAGCACAACTATCCTACACCTATTCTATAGGCATTACAGTCACGAACACGACCGAAATGTATGCGCTAATGTACTTTGCTTAGTGTTAAAAAAAAGTAAAGATTTATTAAGCGATGGCCTATTGCAAGGCCTGTACACATTTGCTAGGCCTCGCCCTCGAGTGGGCAAGTATTAGTACTTTGAGCTCACACTAAAGTCTCACTCGCCCAATGAGAAATCGAGGCTTTCACCATAACATAATTCTGAAGTATGTATAGTCCTGTTAAAGCCACTAAAAAGCGCTTTTCTTTTCCCAATTTAGAATTACTTTCAGACGACGAAAGATATCCAATGGTGTATTTCGCCAGTCTCAATGTCAAAGACCTTAAGAATAACTAAATTCAGAAATTTCCTTGAAAATAAGGACATTCCcattataaatacaaatattttttacagattaaatgttaaatacataaatatacttaaataaaaacttacatttaaatgtacagTACTTGATATTATGTGCAATTAAATGCTACTTAATGGTTTTTATAGTTGTAAAGCTTGTTTGtctttaaaatgtttatgacaCAAATGTGAGCTAATATAACTCTTGAAGATAAGTTATCATATTTACCCTATTTAATTGTTGTGCTAGGTAACTCTTGGGAGGGAGCTCAACCATGTCTAAAAGTGAGACAGAGGAGATGATAGAGATTGAGATCGATGGACAGGAGAAACAGGGATGTCTGGAGGAAGGGTGAGTAAATGGACCTTTGACATGACTTGGTCAACAGACCAAAAGCAGTGACTGGAACTGTCTCCCCCCTGTCACCACTTATGCTTCTGTCACTGTTGTCATCTTCAGGGTGGAAGAAACAACCATCACATCGGCCGACTTGATCCAGCAGGACATTGACATCAACGAGCCAATTGGCAACCTGAAAAAGCTTCTCGAACCCCGTATCCAGGTGTCTCTGGACGGCTATGACATCTGTCTGCAGGACATGCAGGTAGAAATGGAAGAAGTAGCCTCTCTGTTCTCATAGTGATATCGGCCTGTGTTCGGTTTGTTCTTATCTTTCTGTCCTCCACAGTATTTCCCATTTTAAATTCAACTGAGATTTTCCACTGCTCATCCTCACCAgactctctttctttatctttttctctctcagctACATCCTGATCAGAGCCTGTTTGACCAGGGAGTAAAGACAGATGGCACAGTGCAGCTCAGCCTACATATCGTCACAAAGCCAGGTacttgatgcacacacacacacacacacacacacagacagacatttagtcatttagcagacgctcttatccagagcgacagacagacagacagacagaagacacAAAGATGTGAGCAAATGTTCACATGAAATATCCTTAAGAAGACCAAACTGTCAGCATTGAACCTCTATAGTTGTGTTATGTGTGGAGGTGTATCTTCACAAAGTACAGAAATCTAGTTATCAAATGGAGTCACTAGATTATCAAGGGTCAACTCTCCCACCCTCAAAGTGTATGACTCTCCTTTTGTCTTCATCAtcctttctccttccccctctcctgcttctcacctctcctgtcctgcacTTGGCTCTGCTCCAGGCGAGGAGAAGCTCAACATCCTGGAGATCGTGAAGCCGGTGGAGACGGTGGAGGTGGTTATCGACCCTGACGccgctggggaggaggggactctggtggaggagggtcAGCTGATCGCCATGGAGCGCTCCACCCTGGCGGATGACACCTCGGAGCAGGTGACCCGCTGGGCGGCCGCCCTGGAAGGCTACCGCAAGGAGCAGGTCCGTCTGGGCATCCCCTATGGTGAGACACAACCCCATGCGTATGTGGTATGTTAAGAAAACGGACGTCTTTAGCCTTGGACCATAACCTTCAAATGTGTCTGACTATATCTCTGTGTGGTACAGtttgtttcttgtttttaagTTGAGTGCACACATTTAAGAACATATTCCTTGTTCTTCTCTTCCCCTAAGACCCAGTGCAGTGGACAGCAGACCAGGTTATCCACTGGGCCGTGTGGGTGATGAAGGAGTTCAACATTGATGAGATGGAGGTAGGAGGGATTCACATCCAAGGTCGTGACCTCTGCTCCTTCAACCAGGAAGAGTTCTTGCAGAGGGTCCCCAGTGGAGAGATCCTATGGAGCCACTTGGAACTGCTGCGCAAATGTGAGTCACCAGGAGTGTGTGCGGGTTTGGAGACACTGTTCAACATAGACGCATATACATGACAAAATACACATGTATGCTAGGAAGAGAACACATGGACTACTTTATACACGAAATAGTCTTAGCAGTTGAAGAAACATTGTAACGTGGGTTGTGTTCTTCCAGATGTATTGGCCAGTCAAGACCAATCTGGCGAGGCCACGGTCACCATTGACCAACGTAAGTGGACAGACTCGGAACAAACAGAGGTTTTCATCAACGATGTACTCAGTGAAACGGCTCGTACACTGCCTCTTTTAAAAAtaaccccaacccccaccctccaGCGGTCCAGATCATCCCAGCCCCGGTGGCCACGCC from Hypomesus transpacificus isolate Combined female chromosome 23, fHypTra1, whole genome shotgun sequence encodes:
- the gabpa gene encoding GA-binding protein alpha chain: MSKSETEEMIEIEIDGQEKQGCLEEGVEETTITSADLIQQDIDINEPIGNLKKLLEPRIQVSLDGYDICLQDMQLHPDQSLFDQGVKTDGTVQLSLHIVTKPGEEKLNILEIVKPVETVEVVIDPDAAGEEGTLVEEGQLIAMERSTLADDTSEQVTRWAAALEGYRKEQVRLGIPYDPVQWTADQVIHWAVWVMKEFNIDEMEVGGIHIQGRDLCSFNQEEFLQRVPSGEILWSHLELLRKYVLASQDQSGEATVTIDQPVQIIPAPVATPTTIKVMKQSRGARTPRISGGEERSSPGNRTGNNGQIQLWQFLLELLTDKDARDCISWVGEEGEFKLNQPELVAQKWGQRKNKPTMNYEKLSRALRYYYDGDMISKVQGKRFVYKFVCDLRTLIGYSAADLNTLVTECEQKKLARMQMHGIGQPITTVTLATTTLDKDS